The Pelecanus crispus isolate bPelCri1 chromosome 7, bPelCri1.pri, whole genome shotgun sequence genome includes a window with the following:
- the PPARG gene encoding peroxisome proliferator-activated receptor gamma — protein sequence MFLGVSGITMVDTEMPFWPINFGISPVDLSAMDDHAHSFDIKPFTTVDFSSISSPHYEDIPLARTDQTSIDYKYDIKLQDCQSAIKMEPPSPPYFSEKVQLYNKPHEESSNSLMAIECRVCGDKASGFHYGVHACEGCKGFFRRTIRLKLIYDRCDLNCRIHKKSRNKCQYCRFQKCLAVGMSHNAIRFGRMPQAEKEKLLAEISSDIDQLNPESADLRALAKHLYDSYIKSFPLTKAKARAILTGKTTDKSPFVIYDMNSLMMGEDQIKCKHVSPLQEENKEVAIRIFQRCQFRSVEAVQEITEFAKNIPGFVNLDLNDQVTLLKYGVHEIIYTLLASLMNKDGVLISDGQGFMTREFLKSLRKPFCDFMEPKFEFAVKFNALELDDSDLAIFIAVIILSGDRPGLLNVKPIEDIQDNLLQALELQLKLNHPESSQLFAKLLQKMTDLRQIVTEHVQLLQIIKKTETDMSLHPLLQEIYKDLY from the exons ggaTTACAATGGTTGACACAGAAATGCCGTTTTGGCCCATTAATTTTGGAATTAGTCCAGTGGATCTGTCTGCGATGGATGATCATGCACATTCCTTTGACATAAAGCCATTTACCACTGTTgatttttcaagcatttcttcACCACATTATGAAGATATTCCTCTTGCAAGAACTGATCAGACAAGCATTGATTATAAATATGATATCAAGCTCCAGGATTGCCAAa GTGCAATCAAAATGGAGCCTCCTTCCCCAccctatttttcagaaaaagttcAGTTGTACAATAAACCTCATGAGGAGTCTTCCAACTCCCTTATGGCTATTGAATGCCGTGTGTGTGGGGACAAGGCCTCTGGATTTCATTATGGTGTGCATGCATGTGAGGGCTGTAAG GGCTTTTTTCGAAGAACAATCAGATTAAAGCTAATTTATGACAGGTGTGATCTTAATTGCCGCATCcataagaaaagcagaaataaatgtcaATACTGCAGATTTCAGAAATGCCTTGCCGTTGGAATGTCACATAACG CCATCAGGTTTGGTCGAATGCCACAAGCGGAGAAGGAGAAGCTCTTGGCAGAGATTTCCAGCGACATCGACCAGTTAAACCCTGAATCTGCTGATCTACGAGCACTTGCCAAGCATTTGTATGACTCATACATAAAGTCTTTCCCTCTGACCAAAGCCAAGGCGAGGGCGATCTTGACAGGAAAGACGACAGACAAATCA ccaTTTGTTATTTATGACATGAACTCTTTAATGATGGGAGAAGATCAGATCAAGTGTAAGCATGTGTCACCGCTGCAGGAGGAGAACAAAGAGGTAGCAATTCGCATTTTCCAGCGATGTCAGTTTCGCTCTGTGGAGGCAGTGCAGGAGATTACAGAATTTGCCAAGAACATTCCAGGTTTTGTGAATCTTGACCTGAATGATCAAGTAACTCTCCTGAAATATGGGGTCCATGAGATCATATATACTCTCCTGGCATCTCTGATGAATAAAGATGGAGTTCTTATATCTGATGGACAAGGATTCATGACACGGGAGTTTCTGAAGAGCCTGAGAAAACCTTTTTGTGACTTTATGGAGCCCAAGTTTGAGTTTGCTGTGAAGTTCAATGCACTGGAATTAGATGACAGTGACCTGGCAATATTTATAGCTGTCATTATACTAAGTGGAG atcGCCCAGGTCTGTTAAATGTGAAGCCCATTGAAGATATACAAGACAATCTGTTGCAAGCTTTGGAGCTCCAGCTAAAGCTGAATCATCCAGAATCATCACAGCTGTTTGCAAAGTTGCTTCAGAAAATGACGGACCTCAGACAGATTGTAACGGAACATGTGCAGCTGTTgcaaataataaagaaaacGGAGACAGATATGAGTCTTCATCCACTCCTACAAGAAATCTATAAAGACTTATATTAA